In Pygocentrus nattereri isolate fPygNat1 chromosome 30, fPygNat1.pri, whole genome shotgun sequence, the following proteins share a genomic window:
- the LOC119262943 gene encoding tumor necrosis factor ligand superfamily member 11-like isoform X1: MMPVAESTDMDTCELDLQQRRSPQWSGKTAVFIALTVIGFVQIVSSVAVLLHLTGHIPQADSSTALQGNTEVVPTDLVPADAFRHAKARAEPKVQRKNKNITPAAHLPIKPASGHVQRKVHAAIIHWNSEQGNLHHFGYHNGRILVQESGLYYVYAKTCFRYYDILEVGPESAQGGHSKRSPTISPSDEGVQLIQYVFQERLSLSSPLKSALLMKSGNTWRWKRGTYHMCCQQQSGVFSLRAGEGLYVSVSNSWMLDPEAEGSYFGAFRVSSEM; this comes from the exons ATGATGCCCGTTGCGGAGAGCACAGACATGGATACCTGTGAGCTGGACCTTCAGCAGCGGCGCTCACCGCAGTGGAGCGGCAAAACGGCCGTGTTTATCGCGCTCACGGTCATTGGATTTGTACAGATTGTCTCCAGTGTTGCAGTCCTGTTACACTTGACCGGGCATATACCTCAG GCAGACTCCTCCACAGCGCTACAGGGGAACACAGAG GTTGTTCCCACCGATCTCGTCCCAGCTGATGCATTCAGACACGCCAAGGCCAGAGCAGAACCCAAAGTTCAGAGGAAAAACAAGAACATCACCCCAGCAGCTCACCTGCCAATCAAACCAGCCAGCGGACATGTACAGA GGAAAGTCCATGCCGCTATCATCCACTGGAACTCTGAGCAAGGCAACCTTCACCATTTTGGATATCACAATGGACGGATCCTTGTTCAGGAATCAGGCCTGTACTACGTGTatgccaaaacatgttttcGTTACTATGACATTCTGGAGGTAGGTCCTGAGTCAGCACAAGGCGGTCATTCGAAAAGGTCACCAACCATATCACCGTCTGATGAAGGAGTGCAGCTAATACAGTATGTGTTCCAGGAGCGCTTGTCACTCAGTTCCCCCTTAAAGTCAGCACTGCTAATGAAAAGTGGGAACACATGGCGTTGGAAGCGAGGGACTTATCACATGTGCTGTCAACAACAAAGCGGGGTGTTTTCACTACGGGCTGGAGAaggtttatatgtgagtgtttCAAACTCTTGGATGCTTGACCCAGAAGCTGAAGGCAGCTACTTTGGGGCTTTTAGGGTAAGCAGTGAAATGTAG
- the LOC119262943 gene encoding uncharacterized protein LOC119262943 isoform X2: MMPVAESTDMDTCELDLQQRRSPQWSGKTAVFIALTVIGFVQIVSSVAVLLHLTGHIPQTPPQRYRGTQRLFPPISSQLMHSDTPRPEQNPKFRGKTRTSPQQLTCQSNQPADMYRGKSMPLSSTGTLSKATFTILDITMDGSLFRNQACTTCMPKHVFVTMTFWR, translated from the exons ATGATGCCCGTTGCGGAGAGCACAGACATGGATACCTGTGAGCTGGACCTTCAGCAGCGGCGCTCACCGCAGTGGAGCGGCAAAACGGCCGTGTTTATCGCGCTCACGGTCATTGGATTTGTACAGATTGTCTCCAGTGTTGCAGTCCTGTTACACTTGACCGGGCATATACCTCAG ACTCCTCCACAGCGCTACAGGGGAACACAGAG GTTGTTCCCACCGATCTCGTCCCAGCTGATGCATTCAGACACGCCAAGGCCAGAGCAGAACCCAAAGTTCAGAGGAAAAACAAGAACATCACCCCAGCAGCTCACCTGCCAATCAAACCAGCCAGCGGACATGTACAGA GGAAAGTCCATGCCGCTATCATCCACTGGAACTCTGAGCAAGGCAACCTTCACCATTTTGGATATCACAATGGACGGATCCTTGTTCAGGAATCAGGCCTGTACTACGTGTatgccaaaacatgttttcGTTACTATGACATTCTGGAGGTAG
- the LOC119262943 gene encoding uncharacterized protein LOC119262943 isoform X3 produces the protein MMPVAESTDMDTCELDLQQRRSPQWSGKTAVFIALTVIGFVQIVSSVAVLLHLTGHIPQADSSTALQGNTELMHSDTPRPEQNPKFRGKTRTSPQQLTCQSNQPADMYRGKSMPLSSTGTLSKATFTILDITMDGSLFRNQACTTCMPKHVFVTMTFWR, from the exons ATGATGCCCGTTGCGGAGAGCACAGACATGGATACCTGTGAGCTGGACCTTCAGCAGCGGCGCTCACCGCAGTGGAGCGGCAAAACGGCCGTGTTTATCGCGCTCACGGTCATTGGATTTGTACAGATTGTCTCCAGTGTTGCAGTCCTGTTACACTTGACCGGGCATATACCTCAG GCAGACTCCTCCACAGCGCTACAGGGGAACACAGAG CTGATGCATTCAGACACGCCAAGGCCAGAGCAGAACCCAAAGTTCAGAGGAAAAACAAGAACATCACCCCAGCAGCTCACCTGCCAATCAAACCAGCCAGCGGACATGTACAGA GGAAAGTCCATGCCGCTATCATCCACTGGAACTCTGAGCAAGGCAACCTTCACCATTTTGGATATCACAATGGACGGATCCTTGTTCAGGAATCAGGCCTGTACTACGTGTatgccaaaacatgttttcGTTACTATGACATTCTGGAGGTAG
- the mtrf1 gene encoding peptide chain release factor 1, mitochondrial, giving the protein MSAHRWTRLCVRSFLSNSVTASLAPFARKRVSEIGRFDLTRRCCYKGCRGEDLLRNEAVQRHLQRLLGEYRSVSSSLQSEAVSDSERRLLNRRLVELSSVADTFQSCERALKELAEVEAHLQSTTDGETEDRQMMELLRDEQHEIEKRIKKLNRKLVQTLVPSDAQDDSSVILEVAAGRTTGGDICQQFTREIFDMYQGFASYKDWDFEVFSYASSDYGGLHHAAVRITGEDVYRWLKFEGGTHRVQRIPEVGLSSRMQRIHTGTMTVIVLPDPSDVDIAIDPKDLRIDTFRSRGAGGQSVNTTDSAVRIVHLPTGTVAECQQSRSQLQNRDAAMRVLKARLYQNTLGRQVEERHTARKQQVGTRSQSERIRTYHFSQDRVTDHRIGYVTRDIKEFMSGGELLEDLVLELQEHAETEALLELVKNTTESDNADGGHA; this is encoded by the exons ATGAGTGCACACAGATGGACACGTTTGTGTGTGCGAAGCTTTCTCTCAAACAGCGTTACAGCCTCCTTGGCACCATTTGCTCGAAAACGGGTTTCAGAAATCGGACGGTTCGACCTGACGCGAAGGTGCTGTTATAAAGGATGCAGAGGAGAAGACCTGCTGAGGAATGAAGCAGTCCAGAGACACCTGCAGCGACTGCTGGGCGAGTACAGGTCTGTTTCGAGCAGCTTACAGAGCGAAGCTGTGAGCGATTCTGAAAGAAGGCTGCTAAACCGAAGACTGGTCGAGCTGTCGTCGGTGGCAGACACGTTTCAGAGCTGTGAGAGGGCGCTGAAGGAGCTGGCAGAGGTGGAGGCTCATCTGCAGA gtACCACAGATGGAGAAACTGAAGACAGGCAGATGATGGAGCTCTTAAGAGACGAACAACATGAAATTGAGAAGAGAATAAAGAAGTTAAATAGAAAA TTGGTGCAGACACTGGTGCCAAGTGATGCGCAAGATGACAGTAGTGTAATTCTAGAGGTTGCAGCAGGGAGAACTACCGGAG GGGACATTTGTCAGCAGTTCACGCGGGAGATATTTGATATGTACCAGGGCTTTGCCAGCTATAAAGATTGGGACTTTGAAGTCTTCAGTTATGCTTCGTCTGATTATG GAGGTCTTCACCATGCAGCAGTGAGGATTACAGGAGAGGATGTGTATCGCTGGTTGAAGTTTGAGGGTGGAACGCACAGGGTCCAAAGGATACCGGAGGTGGGACTGTCATCCCGCATGCAGCGTATCCATACTGGAACCATGACTGTTATAGTTCTGCCTGACCCTAGTGAT GTCGACATAGCCATCGATCCTAAAGACCTGCGAATAGACACATTTAGATCAAGAGGAGCCGGTGGCCAGAGTGTCAACACTACAGACAGTGCTGTCAGGATAGTTCACCTCCCCACAG GCACTGTAGCAGAATGCCAGCAGTCCCGCTCTCAGCTACAGAACCGCGACGCAGCAATGCGTGTCCTCAAAGCACGGCTTTATCAAAACACCTTGGGCCGGCAGGTGGaagagagacacacagcacGTAAACAGCAG GTGGGAACTCGATCACAGTCGGAAAGAATACGGACTTATCATTTCAGCCAGGACAGAGTGACAGACCACCGGATTGGCTATGTTACCCGTGACATAAAG gAGTTTATGAGTGGTGGTGAGCTGCTGGAGGACCTGGTATTGGAGCTGCAGGAGCATGCAGAGACAGAGGCCCTTCTGGAGTTGGTGAAGAACACCACAGAGTCGGATAATGCAGATGGCGGTCATGCATAG
- the wbp4 gene encoding WW domain-binding protein 4 isoform X3 codes for MADYWKSQPRKFCQYCKCWIADNKPSIEFHERGKNHKQNVTAKIDEIKKKSIEKAKKEEKMSKEFAAMEEAAMKAYQEDMKRLQGESESQWEKPEEFHGEDVSPDQTGQASSGSAWIEAVSPDGYTYYYNTETGESSWKKPADYAPQEGGSSEENTEQEAISTPQPEPLSSSEDSSEAPKEAAEPTETKQSSVPKISFRKRKEESAPLEEKAEEETKTEEEAEEEEKGAVGDGAGAEPALPVEVKETPAKKPRKTNPYGEWEQIQEEEDPFENVDLQLPQTESGVAASTPSDLPSQPKTKFKERTITSLGDESSAGATFKKRKTENGKSRSFRQRGKDD; via the exons GAGAGGGGCAAGAATCACAAACAAAATGTCACCGCCAAAATCGACGag atTAAAAAGAAGAGCATTGAAAAAGccaagaaagaagaaaagatgtCCAAGGAGTTTGCAGCAATGGAAGAGGCAGCCATGAAAGCATACCAAGAAGACATGAAAAGACTACAAGGAGAATCAG AGTCTCAGTGGGAAAAACCAGAAGAGTTTCATGGTGAAGATGTTTCACCTGACCAAACTGGG CAGGCTTCTTCAGGCAGTGCATGGATAGAAGCTGTGAGCCCAGATGGATATACCTACTATTACAACACAGAGACTGGAG AGTCTAGCTGGAAAAAGCCAGCTGACTACGCGCCTCAAGAGGGAGGTTCATCTGAAGAGAACACGGAACAGGAGGCCATATCTACACCTCAGCCAGAACCCCTCTCCTCCTCAGAGGACAGTTCTGAGGCTCCTAAAGAGGCTGCAGAGCCAACAGAGACCAAACAGTCCAGTGTTCCCAAAATCAGTTTCAGG aaaagaaaagaagagagcgCTCCATTAGAAGAGAAGGCTGAGGAAGAGAcaaaaacagaggaagaagcagaggaggaggaaaaaggtgcagttggagatggagctggagCAGAACCAGCTTTACCTGTAGAAGTGAAAGAAACCCCTGCAAAGAAACCTAGGAAGACAAACCCGTACGGAGAGTGGGAGCAGATTCAGGAGGAGGAAGACCCCTT TGAGAATGTAGATTTGCAGCTGCCACAGACAGAAAGCGGAGTTGCTGCATCCACTCCCTCCGACTTGCCCTCGCAACCCAAGACCAAATTTAAGGAACGAACCATCACCTCTCTGGGCGATGAGAGCAGCGCAGGGGCCACGTTCAAGAAGAGAAAGACGGAAAATGGAAAATCCAGGAGCTTTCGACAAAGAGGGAAGGACGATTGA
- the wbp4 gene encoding WW domain-binding protein 4 isoform X4: MADYWKSQPRKFCQYCKCWIADNKPSIEFHERGKNHKQNVTAKIDEIKKKSIEKAKKEEKMSKEFAAMEEAAMKAYQEDMKRLQGESESQWEKPEEFHGEDVSPDQTGASSGSAWIEAVSPDGYTYYYNTETGESSWKKPADYAPQEGGSSEENTEQEAISTPQPEPLSSSEDSSEAPKEAAEPTETKQSSVPKISFRKRKEESAPLEEKAEEETKTEEEAEEEEKGAVGDGAGAEPALPVEVKETPAKKPRKTNPYGEWEQIQEEEDPFENVDLQLPQTESGVAASTPSDLPSQPKTKFKERTITSLGDESSAGATFKKRKTENGKSRSFRQRGKDD, translated from the exons GAGAGGGGCAAGAATCACAAACAAAATGTCACCGCCAAAATCGACGag atTAAAAAGAAGAGCATTGAAAAAGccaagaaagaagaaaagatgtCCAAGGAGTTTGCAGCAATGGAAGAGGCAGCCATGAAAGCATACCAAGAAGACATGAAAAGACTACAAGGAGAATCAG AGTCTCAGTGGGAAAAACCAGAAGAGTTTCATGGTGAAGATGTTTCACCTGACCAAACTGGG GCTTCTTCAGGCAGTGCATGGATAGAAGCTGTGAGCCCAGATGGATATACCTACTATTACAACACAGAGACTGGAG AGTCTAGCTGGAAAAAGCCAGCTGACTACGCGCCTCAAGAGGGAGGTTCATCTGAAGAGAACACGGAACAGGAGGCCATATCTACACCTCAGCCAGAACCCCTCTCCTCCTCAGAGGACAGTTCTGAGGCTCCTAAAGAGGCTGCAGAGCCAACAGAGACCAAACAGTCCAGTGTTCCCAAAATCAGTTTCAGG aaaagaaaagaagagagcgCTCCATTAGAAGAGAAGGCTGAGGAAGAGAcaaaaacagaggaagaagcagaggaggaggaaaaaggtgcagttggagatggagctggagCAGAACCAGCTTTACCTGTAGAAGTGAAAGAAACCCCTGCAAAGAAACCTAGGAAGACAAACCCGTACGGAGAGTGGGAGCAGATTCAGGAGGAGGAAGACCCCTT TGAGAATGTAGATTTGCAGCTGCCACAGACAGAAAGCGGAGTTGCTGCATCCACTCCCTCCGACTTGCCCTCGCAACCCAAGACCAAATTTAAGGAACGAACCATCACCTCTCTGGGCGATGAGAGCAGCGCAGGGGCCACGTTCAAGAAGAGAAAGACGGAAAATGGAAAATCCAGGAGCTTTCGACAAAGAGGGAAGGACGATTGA
- the wbp4 gene encoding WW domain-binding protein 4 isoform X1: MADYWKSQPRKFCQYCKCWIADNKPSIEFHERGKNHKQNVTAKIDEIKKKSIEKAKKEEKMSKEFAAMEEAAMKAYQEDMKRLQGESGASEAPVRTRTKPKKAAVEVTIETSHSSESDAWVQGTTDDGQTYYYNTQTGESQWEKPEEFHGEDVSPDQTGQASSGSAWIEAVSPDGYTYYYNTETGESSWKKPADYAPQEGGSSEENTEQEAISTPQPEPLSSSEDSSEAPKEAAEPTETKQSSVPKISFRKRKEESAPLEEKAEEETKTEEEAEEEEKGAVGDGAGAEPALPVEVKETPAKKPRKTNPYGEWEQIQEEEDPFENVDLQLPQTESGVAASTPSDLPSQPKTKFKERTITSLGDESSAGATFKKRKTENGKSRSFRQRGKDD, translated from the exons GAGAGGGGCAAGAATCACAAACAAAATGTCACCGCCAAAATCGACGag atTAAAAAGAAGAGCATTGAAAAAGccaagaaagaagaaaagatgtCCAAGGAGTTTGCAGCAATGGAAGAGGCAGCCATGAAAGCATACCAAGAAGACATGAAAAGACTACAAGGAGAATCAG GTGCCTCAGAAGCTCCTGTTCGGACTCGGACAAAACCTAAAAAAGCTGCGGTTGAAGTTACTATAGAAACCAGCCACAGCAGTGAATCAGATGCCTGGGTACAGGGGACAACTGATGATGGACAGACATACTACTACAATACACAGACTGGAG AGTCTCAGTGGGAAAAACCAGAAGAGTTTCATGGTGAAGATGTTTCACCTGACCAAACTGGG CAGGCTTCTTCAGGCAGTGCATGGATAGAAGCTGTGAGCCCAGATGGATATACCTACTATTACAACACAGAGACTGGAG AGTCTAGCTGGAAAAAGCCAGCTGACTACGCGCCTCAAGAGGGAGGTTCATCTGAAGAGAACACGGAACAGGAGGCCATATCTACACCTCAGCCAGAACCCCTCTCCTCCTCAGAGGACAGTTCTGAGGCTCCTAAAGAGGCTGCAGAGCCAACAGAGACCAAACAGTCCAGTGTTCCCAAAATCAGTTTCAGG aaaagaaaagaagagagcgCTCCATTAGAAGAGAAGGCTGAGGAAGAGAcaaaaacagaggaagaagcagaggaggaggaaaaaggtgcagttggagatggagctggagCAGAACCAGCTTTACCTGTAGAAGTGAAAGAAACCCCTGCAAAGAAACCTAGGAAGACAAACCCGTACGGAGAGTGGGAGCAGATTCAGGAGGAGGAAGACCCCTT TGAGAATGTAGATTTGCAGCTGCCACAGACAGAAAGCGGAGTTGCTGCATCCACTCCCTCCGACTTGCCCTCGCAACCCAAGACCAAATTTAAGGAACGAACCATCACCTCTCTGGGCGATGAGAGCAGCGCAGGGGCCACGTTCAAGAAGAGAAAGACGGAAAATGGAAAATCCAGGAGCTTTCGACAAAGAGGGAAGGACGATTGA
- the wbp4 gene encoding WW domain-binding protein 4 isoform X2, with translation MADYWKSQPRKFCQYCKCWIADNKPSIEFHERGKNHKQNVTAKIDEIKKKSIEKAKKEEKMSKEFAAMEEAAMKAYQEDMKRLQGESGASEAPVRTRTKPKKAAVEVTIETSHSSESDAWVQGTTDDGQTYYYNTQTGESQWEKPEEFHGEDVSPDQTGASSGSAWIEAVSPDGYTYYYNTETGESSWKKPADYAPQEGGSSEENTEQEAISTPQPEPLSSSEDSSEAPKEAAEPTETKQSSVPKISFRKRKEESAPLEEKAEEETKTEEEAEEEEKGAVGDGAGAEPALPVEVKETPAKKPRKTNPYGEWEQIQEEEDPFENVDLQLPQTESGVAASTPSDLPSQPKTKFKERTITSLGDESSAGATFKKRKTENGKSRSFRQRGKDD, from the exons GAGAGGGGCAAGAATCACAAACAAAATGTCACCGCCAAAATCGACGag atTAAAAAGAAGAGCATTGAAAAAGccaagaaagaagaaaagatgtCCAAGGAGTTTGCAGCAATGGAAGAGGCAGCCATGAAAGCATACCAAGAAGACATGAAAAGACTACAAGGAGAATCAG GTGCCTCAGAAGCTCCTGTTCGGACTCGGACAAAACCTAAAAAAGCTGCGGTTGAAGTTACTATAGAAACCAGCCACAGCAGTGAATCAGATGCCTGGGTACAGGGGACAACTGATGATGGACAGACATACTACTACAATACACAGACTGGAG AGTCTCAGTGGGAAAAACCAGAAGAGTTTCATGGTGAAGATGTTTCACCTGACCAAACTGGG GCTTCTTCAGGCAGTGCATGGATAGAAGCTGTGAGCCCAGATGGATATACCTACTATTACAACACAGAGACTGGAG AGTCTAGCTGGAAAAAGCCAGCTGACTACGCGCCTCAAGAGGGAGGTTCATCTGAAGAGAACACGGAACAGGAGGCCATATCTACACCTCAGCCAGAACCCCTCTCCTCCTCAGAGGACAGTTCTGAGGCTCCTAAAGAGGCTGCAGAGCCAACAGAGACCAAACAGTCCAGTGTTCCCAAAATCAGTTTCAGG aaaagaaaagaagagagcgCTCCATTAGAAGAGAAGGCTGAGGAAGAGAcaaaaacagaggaagaagcagaggaggaggaaaaaggtgcagttggagatggagctggagCAGAACCAGCTTTACCTGTAGAAGTGAAAGAAACCCCTGCAAAGAAACCTAGGAAGACAAACCCGTACGGAGAGTGGGAGCAGATTCAGGAGGAGGAAGACCCCTT TGAGAATGTAGATTTGCAGCTGCCACAGACAGAAAGCGGAGTTGCTGCATCCACTCCCTCCGACTTGCCCTCGCAACCCAAGACCAAATTTAAGGAACGAACCATCACCTCTCTGGGCGATGAGAGCAGCGCAGGGGCCACGTTCAAGAAGAGAAAGACGGAAAATGGAAAATCCAGGAGCTTTCGACAAAGAGGGAAGGACGATTGA